A genomic segment from Dendropsophus ebraccatus isolate aDenEbr1 chromosome 7, aDenEbr1.pat, whole genome shotgun sequence encodes:
- the LCORL gene encoding ligand-dependent nuclear receptor corepressor-like protein isoform X3, translating to MEKGNRQNGCPVPEPSVHGGEEGIPAGTRLLAAPAHPLCFESILEGLYGPGLCKDLSLFDDCEPEELVDWCVDDKCSLCNLRKDTNDYTPSGGSAQSTPTGELISQGQFNTEKTECQAENYLNALFQKKDLPQNCDPNIPLVAQELMKKMIRQFAIEYVSKSRKMYQASNGTIADDPLSWNGIHKNHADLLLDEQDGPLDLTVTRIQEQTLQDGVLDLSVKRHGSAFEENSKTRNTKNGRHQKDREDYADRSPEFANGLLSKALKDIQLGTLDVNKAAILYGIPQKTLLLHLKALPAGKPAYLKNTAQNCIDGYLYKDSTETSTVLQKVALWARAQAEHTEKNKLSLLETSELKLPAASSYLHQLTLQRMVAQFKEKKEGLHCESSVPIVQLKIPQVRVSSVTKQPNSSGLLDVMYQVTKTSTVIENSSVQKLKNLLPQQNKVECSGSITRSNVDSYVLHGDLSPFSLNAKNGGGDVSSDNPDDDRKDKQPRKKRGRYRQYDHEIMEEAIAMVLGGKMSVSKAQGIYGVPHSTLEYKVKERSGTLKNPPKKKLRLADAHIYNVVNSGTGISRNSSKSM from the exons GTTTCGAGAGCATTCTAGAAGGGCTGTATGGACCAGGATTATGTAAAGACCTCAGTTTATTTGATG aCTGTGAACCAGAAGAACTAGTTGACTGGTGTGTTGATGACAAATGCTCATTATGTAACCTCCGCAAGGATACGAAT GATTACACACCGTCAGGTGGTTCTGCACAGTCCACACCTACAGGGGAACTGATATCTCAGGGCCAGTTCAACACAGAGAAAACTGAATGCCAAGCTGAAAATTATTTAAATGCACTCTTTCAAAAGAAAG ATCTTCCTCAGAACTGTGATCCCAACATTCCACTTGTAGCTCAGGAATTAATGAAGAAAATGATACGTCAGTTCGCAATTGAATATGTTTCAAAAAGCCGCAAGATGTATCAAGCTAGTAACGGAACAATAGCAGATGATCCTCTCAGTTGGAACGGCATCCACAAAAACCACGCAGACTTACTACTTGATGAGCAGGACGGTCCGCTCGACCTCACTGTCACAAGGATTCAAGAACAAACGTTACAGGATG GGGTTTTGGATCTTTCTGTTAAAAGACATGGTAGCGCATTTGAAGAGAATTCCAAAACCAGAAATACAAAAAATGG GAGACATCAGAAAGACAGAGAAGACTATGCGGATCGGAGTCCCGAGTTTGCAAACGGTCTGCTTTCGAAAGCATTGAAAGATATTCAGTTGGGAACACTGGATGTTAACAAAGCAGCCATACTTTATGGCATACCTCAGAAAACTTTGCTACTTCACTTAAAAGCCTTACCGGCAGGCAAGCCTGCATATCTTAAGAACACAGCTCAAAATTGTATTGATGGGTATTTATACAAAGACAGTACAGAGACAAGTACTGTCCTACAGAAAGTAGCCCTGTGGGCAAGGGCTCAGGCAGagcatacagaaaaaaataaactcaGTCTACTTGAAACCTCGGAACTGAAACTCCCAGCAGCTTCCAGTTACCTCCATCAGTTAACTCTACAGAGAATGGTTGCTCAGTTCAAAGAAAAAAAGGAAGGTTTGCATTGTGAATCGTCAGTCCCCATTGTACAGCTGAAAATTCCTCAGGTACGAGTGAGCTCTGTGACGAAACAGCCTAATTCCTCTGGTCTTCTGGATGTTATGTACCAGGTTACCAAAACCTCTACAGTCATAGAAAATTCTTCTGTTCAGAAACTAAAAAACTTACTTCCTCAGCAAAACAAAGTTGAATGTTCGGGAAGTATAACTCGCTCAAATGTCGACTCTTACGTTCTCCACGGGGACCTTTCTCCTTTTAGTCTTAATGCAAAGAACGGTGGGGGCGATGTATCCTCTGACAACCCCGATGACGATCGGAAAGATAAACAGCCAAGGAAAAAACGCGGACGCTACAGACAGTACGATCATGAGATTATGGAAGAAGCTATAGCTATGGTATTGGGCGGGAAAATGAGTGTTTCTAAAGCACAAGGAATCTATGGCGTACCTCACAGCACTTTAGAGTACAAAGTTAAAGAAAGATCTGGAACACTGAAAAACCCTCCGAAGAAAAAGCTTCGCCTGGCTGACGCTCATATATACAATGTTGTTAATTCAGGGACTGGTATCTCCAGAAATAGTAGCAAGTCTATGTAG
- the LCORL gene encoding ligand-dependent nuclear receptor corepressor-like protein isoform X4: MAAQCRSPRCTAERKGFRRELDSWRHRLIHCVGFESILEGLYGPGLCKDLSLFDDCEPEELVDWCVDDKCSLCNLRKDTNDYTPSGGSAQSTPTGELISQGQFNTEKTECQAENYLNALFQKKDLPQNCDPNIPLVAQELMKKMIRQFAIEYVSKSRKMYQASNGTIADDPLSWNGIHKNHADLLLDEQDGPLDLTVTRIQEQTLQDGVLDLSVKRHGSAFEENSKTRNTKNGRHQKDREDYADRSPEFANGLLSKALKDIQLGTLDVNKAAILYGIPQKTLLLHLKALPAGKPAYLKNTAQNCIDGYLYKDSTETSTVLQKVALWARAQAEHTEKNKLSLLETSELKLPAASSYLHQLTLQRMVAQFKEKKEGLHCESSVPIVQLKIPQVRVSSVTKQPNSSGLLDVMYQVTKTSTVIENSSVQKLKNLLPQQNKVECSGSITRSNVDSYVLHGDLSPFSLNAKNGGGDVSSDNPDDDRKDKQPRKKRGRYRQYDHEIMEEAIAMVLGGKMSVSKAQGIYGVPHSTLEYKVKERSGTLKNPPKKKLRLADAHIYNVVNSGTGISRNSSKSM; the protein is encoded by the exons GTTTCGAGAGCATTCTAGAAGGGCTGTATGGACCAGGATTATGTAAAGACCTCAGTTTATTTGATG aCTGTGAACCAGAAGAACTAGTTGACTGGTGTGTTGATGACAAATGCTCATTATGTAACCTCCGCAAGGATACGAAT GATTACACACCGTCAGGTGGTTCTGCACAGTCCACACCTACAGGGGAACTGATATCTCAGGGCCAGTTCAACACAGAGAAAACTGAATGCCAAGCTGAAAATTATTTAAATGCACTCTTTCAAAAGAAAG ATCTTCCTCAGAACTGTGATCCCAACATTCCACTTGTAGCTCAGGAATTAATGAAGAAAATGATACGTCAGTTCGCAATTGAATATGTTTCAAAAAGCCGCAAGATGTATCAAGCTAGTAACGGAACAATAGCAGATGATCCTCTCAGTTGGAACGGCATCCACAAAAACCACGCAGACTTACTACTTGATGAGCAGGACGGTCCGCTCGACCTCACTGTCACAAGGATTCAAGAACAAACGTTACAGGATG GGGTTTTGGATCTTTCTGTTAAAAGACATGGTAGCGCATTTGAAGAGAATTCCAAAACCAGAAATACAAAAAATGG GAGACATCAGAAAGACAGAGAAGACTATGCGGATCGGAGTCCCGAGTTTGCAAACGGTCTGCTTTCGAAAGCATTGAAAGATATTCAGTTGGGAACACTGGATGTTAACAAAGCAGCCATACTTTATGGCATACCTCAGAAAACTTTGCTACTTCACTTAAAAGCCTTACCGGCAGGCAAGCCTGCATATCTTAAGAACACAGCTCAAAATTGTATTGATGGGTATTTATACAAAGACAGTACAGAGACAAGTACTGTCCTACAGAAAGTAGCCCTGTGGGCAAGGGCTCAGGCAGagcatacagaaaaaaataaactcaGTCTACTTGAAACCTCGGAACTGAAACTCCCAGCAGCTTCCAGTTACCTCCATCAGTTAACTCTACAGAGAATGGTTGCTCAGTTCAAAGAAAAAAAGGAAGGTTTGCATTGTGAATCGTCAGTCCCCATTGTACAGCTGAAAATTCCTCAGGTACGAGTGAGCTCTGTGACGAAACAGCCTAATTCCTCTGGTCTTCTGGATGTTATGTACCAGGTTACCAAAACCTCTACAGTCATAGAAAATTCTTCTGTTCAGAAACTAAAAAACTTACTTCCTCAGCAAAACAAAGTTGAATGTTCGGGAAGTATAACTCGCTCAAATGTCGACTCTTACGTTCTCCACGGGGACCTTTCTCCTTTTAGTCTTAATGCAAAGAACGGTGGGGGCGATGTATCCTCTGACAACCCCGATGACGATCGGAAAGATAAACAGCCAAGGAAAAAACGCGGACGCTACAGACAGTACGATCATGAGATTATGGAAGAAGCTATAGCTATGGTATTGGGCGGGAAAATGAGTGTTTCTAAAGCACAAGGAATCTATGGCGTACCTCACAGCACTTTAGAGTACAAAGTTAAAGAAAGATCTGGAACACTGAAAAACCCTCCGAAGAAAAAGCTTCGCCTGGCTGACGCTCATATATACAATGTTGTTAATTCAGGGACTGGTATCTCCAGAAATAGTAGCAAGTCTATGTAG